The Triticum urartu cultivar G1812 chromosome 5, Tu2.1, whole genome shotgun sequence genome contains the following window.
TGTTCCTATGTTGCCAAGCTGCTGTCTCACCTTACCACCTTGCCTTAAGCGCTTGATAACTAAAACAGGGGTTAGGCACCTAGCTTCCCCTTATACCACTTTAAAAACTATGGTTGGTGATACAACTTCTGATGAATATACTAGTATACCCATCATCCATGATAGAGGTTATTAACTTTGTATACTTTATCAACTGCTCAACTCTGCATTTTGTAGTTTCGATATAAACTCTATGTTTCTATTTTCTAATGAACCTAAATTGATTTTCAGTGCTTTGCATGCTGCTACGGTTTCTATCCACCCTCTTGTGATCGCTGGCTGGTGAAGTATCGTTCATGAATTGCCCGACCTCTTGTAACCAAACAGGTTTTGTTTGTCTTACTGTTCCTGCAAATTCTGCAGGTGTGGTTTGACAACTACTGCCTTCAATATGCTTCCTGTTGGATGTCTTGACGGTGGAAGAGGTTTACAGGTAAAAATTAATACTCCATATTTTTTTTTATGGATGCAACCAAATAATCATGCTGGACCTTATGCATGTACTCCCTTCATCCAGAAATATGTCATTCCATCTCTTTTTGTCCACATATGAAGTCCATGTTTCAATTTCAAAGAGTTCTCCCCTCCGCTCCTCCTATACACCCCATGACCAGTACTCTCATGAATAAATGAATCTCCTTCCAAGTGCTCTTCCTTGGAGAGCATAATTAGTGGGCAGGAGTATGTGCCAGTATCTACTCTTTTTGAGAATGGCTCTCGGTTTCCCTTCATTGACAGTTAATACTGTCTTCAGGACCTTTTTATCATTCACCTCTCTTATAAGAGTTTCTGAGTCGTTTAAGCGTGACTTAGGATGCTATGACTAAACTTAATAAAATGAGAAGTTGTCTTCCATCTTTAGTGGTAGTGAATATCTGCACTTGTGACATGTCCAATCTGTGTGACTTGTATTACCGAGGTGGACAGTAGCATGCAGCCATGAGCTACTGACAAAAGATCATGATCACCCGTCAAAAAAAAAGAGATCATGATCAAGAGGTCAAGAAACTAGTGTATGCAGGAACAAAATCCATTTATTTAGAGATGCCTGTAGCTGTCAGTGATCTGAAAAGTGGAAACAGTGTTAAGCTCTACTTTGTGAATCTTTGAGTGATTGGGGTTTTTGAATGTTTAGAAAAATAAGAATTACAACTTGGTACACTGTTCAACCACTGGCAGGTCCTGTACATCTCCATTGCAGAACAGAGCAAGTGTCTCCTGTCTGTGAAAAATCTTCAGACCTAACATTGATTATTCATTTACAACTTTACTGACAGATATATCCATCAATGGGGGCTTCATTTGCACAGTAACAAGTGATACATTCAACATCTCATTACATTGCCCCTTTTACGCTTTTGTTCATGAGTTATTGAAATTTCCATAGCTTGTTTCATCAATCTGCATTAACCTTACAGTAATTAATATCTGGAACCTCTGGACGTTTTGGTGCTTAACCTTGGACTACCTCAGTCCATCTTGCTCTTGGACGGAGCTAGTAGCTTTGAAATAACATGATTGATTAGCAGCAAAATCCTGAGGTTCCTTTACCAAGTCTGAAGTTCTGTGGTGTGTTCAACAGGGTGCTTTCGGCAAGGATGCTTTATTTGGATTTGGCTTGACGACTTATTCGTTGCTTGGACTTGGAGTGGTACGTCAGTCCATGTTGCTTTCTTTCTCTGACCAACAACTTGCACTTAGCCTTCCCAGCTTTGGCTTCAGAGTCTCCATTGCAGTACAGTTTGTGTTTCTTACctctaaaaagaagaagagaaaatacaTTTCCATTAATACTAAACTACATGCAGTATTGTACGTGTAATTGTATGTCATAACATCCTGTTTACCTGactttttttatttatttctggGAACTTTTGACCCAAGACTCAAACGATCAAATCGTTCACTTCTAATGTTCTTTTTTTCCCCCTTCTATAGCTTGGGGGGCCGCTATCTCTTCCCTGGGGTCTATACGTGCTACTATGTCAGGTAAACAGGAAAATGGATGACGGTTAGGAGGCACCAGGCAGGAGGATCCATTTGTTTCATACATTAACCCATGCCTGTCTACCTTGTGGTGTATTCCCAGAGAACACCTGAGAAGCCATGCTTGGACGACGTTAGCGACGTCGGCACCTGGAGGAGGGGCGCCCTGATAGCTTCGGTGTTCCTCGTCGTGCTGATCCTCATCCCTCTGTGGGACGAGCTCGCGGAGGACCTAGGCGTGGGCCTTGTGAGCTCGTTCTGAGACACTACGTAGGTGCTCGCCGGTAGGAGCTAGGCCATGTTGCAGGTCAATTTTGCGCCCAAATTTAGCAAAGCGATAGCGAAATTGCTGTAAGTTCATTCACCGGGAGGTGAAATACGAGTTTTTACTCCTGGGGCGCGTGTGTATGCAGAGATTTGCACAGGGACGGGGCACAGCCATTGAATTTTTCCCGTACGGCCGGGGCAGAGGCGCTGCCCCATCCAGGCTGTAGCCATTGTTTGAAATCATTGCCCGGTACTCCGGTTGTACAGTACAGTAATGTGGCGTGAGTTGGCACAGGGAGCGTTGTTTGTTGATGCGCAATGATTGCTTCTCCGGTAGTATCGCCTTGCAGCGGCAAATCATGCGCTTTATTTATGCTGTAGTACGTTCGGAGGAGAATCGCTGCCTGAGTGCCTGTTGATATGCCTTTGACTTCCCTTCTGTTTTGTTATTATATCTCACATTGACGAGCATGCTTGCCTGTTTGGAGACGTCAACTGAATTCATCCTACCAAATCAATACACTGTGGGAGTTTTGCTACATGCAACCGTTCGATTCGAGCTTGGATCTGGGCAAGGAAAGATTCAATGTTTTCAAAGAATCCGTTTTCTACAGAAAAAAAGTCGAAATTCATTGAAACATTttaatttgaatttttaaaaatggGAGCATGAAATGGTGGTATCACCAGATACTTCTCCAACAAAAAAAATCAGGCGCCACAGCATGAATGCGTCACTCACAGGCCGAAACAGTTGGTTAATTTGTTACCTTCCCGGCGGTTCCCCCCCTCCCTCGtttcacctctctctctctctctctcgctccaCCCACCGCACCCTCCTCCCTCCCTCGTTTCCCCCGCGTGCTGTAGCAGCTGAGCGCCAAGCCACGAAATCCCCAATCCCCTCCCTCCTCCGCCCGCCAACCCTAGCCTCCCACCCTCCCGCATGGACGACGACGACGCCGGGGGCGGGGGCGACGCCTCCCCGCAGCACGAGGGCGGGGGCGGGGCGGTGGTGATCGAGCGCGGGGCGGGGGCGACGGCGCCCGCGCGGGACGCCGCGGCGGCCTCGCCGACGAGCTCGCGCTCCGTGACGGAGACGGTGAACGGGTCGCACCGGTTCGTGATCCAGGGCTACTCCCTCGCCAAGGGCATGGGCGTGGGCAAGCACATCGCCAGCGAGACCTTCGCCGTGGGCGGCTACCAGTGGGCGATCTACTTCTACCCGGACGGGAAGAACCCCGAGGACAACTCCGCCTACGTCTCCGTCTTCATCGCGCTCGCCTCCGAGGGCACCGACGTCCGCGCCCTCTTCGAGCTCACCCTCCAGGACCAGAGCGGCCGGGGCAAGCACAAGGTGCACTCCCACTTCGACCGCGCCCTCGACGCCGGGCCCTACACCCTCAAGTACCGCGGATCCATGTGGTATGCTCATCCAGCCTTACCTTCCCACCGCAATCGCTTTCTCTCGGGGATCACGGCCCTTACGAGGCCTCCTGCTCCCGTTGCCTTGCGATTTGGCCTTCATTTTAAAGCAATTGGTCAGTAGCTACGCCTAATGTATGATGAGCCTCGATCACAACTCATAACTATCTGATGTGATTCTACCGATTTAGGTCTGTTGGCATGGTTCTCGCCTTATTTTGTAGGTAGCCAGGTGCTGATTCTGACACTGCACCAATAACTAGTCGATTACTAATTGGCTACGGTTAGAAGTTATTTTGGTTGTGCTGTGGGCCTGTTTCTCCTTGGGAGTGCACTGATTAGGATTTGGTGTACGAATTAGTGTTAACTACTTGTCCAACCCATTGGACTGCAACCCCAAATTAACCGTGTTTAATTAACTAGTACCACCCTAAATTCCTTGCCAAACACATTATCTGGGAGGACTGTTTTATTTGGATATCCTCTTGTCATGATATTCTCAACACATCCTTCAGCAGAGATATTTACCTGGTTAATGTGTTTGCTTTACATACTTCCATCAGCCTCTGTTTGAACATTTCATATAATTATTTTAATTGATCAACATACTTGTAGATCTACAGTGTCATTTTAGGTGTTAGATCCAATGAATGAGATCAATCAGAAAATTTCTAGTAACTTTAGGTTAAGCTGGGAGCAGCTAGAGAACTtgtaggtatagatatagatatggcCTACTGTATAAAAGAGTGCGAGATTAGCAACTTTGTGCACACCTGGTAAATTGATTATAAAAGTTTGTGGGAACACACACCTGGTAGATTGATTATAGAAATTTGTGTGAACACGACTGGTCATGTtaatgatttttttaaaaatgcGAAGGGTTTCAAGTAGTAAAAATGTAAATATTTTTTCTGAAATTGGTTTTTAATCTTAATTTCTGTTTTCAGGGGTTATAAAAGGTTTTTTCGACGTACTGCTCTTGAGACATCGGACTTTCTTAAAGACGATTGCTTGAAGATAAATTGTACTGTGGGCGTTGTAACATCAACCATGGAATACTCTAGGCCACATTCTCTagaggttccggattctgacaTAGGCTACCATTTTGGGACGCTTTTGGACTCTCAAGAGGGTGCAGATGTTATTTTTAGTGTAG
Protein-coding sequences here:
- the LOC125510902 gene encoding BTB/POZ and MATH domain-containing protein 5-like isoform X1 — translated: MDDDDAGGGGDASPQHEGGGGAVVIERGAGATAPARDAAAASPTSSRSVTETVNGSHRFVIQGYSLAKGMGVGKHIASETFAVGGYQWAIYFYPDGKNPEDNSAYVSVFIALASEGTDVRALFELTLQDQSGRGKHKVHSHFDRALDAGPYTLKYRGSMWGYKRFFRRTALETSDFLKDDCLKINCTVGVVTSTMEYSRPHSLEVPDSDIGYHFGTLLDSQEGADVIFSVAGEKFHAHKLVLAARSSFFRSEFLDPESDEENSEVDTSNEIKEIVIDDMEPKVFQAVLHFMYRDNLVGDDELSASSSDCPIFDTLAGKLLAAADKYELPRLRVLCESYLCKQISVKSVATTLALADRHHATELKSVCLKFAAENLSAVIRTDGFDYLKDNCPALQSEILRTVAGCEEECSSGGKSQSVWGQISDGGDTSGRRVRPRV
- the LOC125510902 gene encoding BTB/POZ and MATH domain-containing protein 4-like isoform X2, whose product is MDDDDAGGGGDASPQHEGGGGAVVIERGAGATAPARDAAAASPTSSRSVTETVNGSHRFVIQGYSLAKGMGVGKHIASETFAVGGYQWAIYFYPDGKNPEDNSAYVSVFIALASEGTDVRALFELTLQDQSGRGKHKVHSHFDRALDAGPYTLKYRGSMWGYKRFFRRTALETSDFLKDDCLKINCTVGVVTSTMEYSRPHSLEVPDSDIGYHFGTLLDSQEGADVIFSVAGEKFHAHKLVLAARSSFFRSEFLDPESDEENSEVDTSNEIKEIVIDDMEPKVFQAVLHFMYRDNLVGDDELSASSSDCPIFDTLAGKLLAAADKYELPRLRVLCESYLCKQISVKSVATTLALADRHHATELKSVCLKFAAENLSDALMYLQL